The Denticeps clupeoides chromosome 5, fDenClu1.1, whole genome shotgun sequence genome includes a region encoding these proteins:
- the rbm12ba gene encoding RNA binding motif protein 12Ba produces MTIVLRLQGLNVDAGVEDIRRFFDGLTIPKGALHITGGDLGEAFILFSSEKDGQLAMRRSGGVLRGSKVTLHISSVAELKRQLAAHLQPQRAAEPAEQTLAALQKCPEGVMVLGVLAAVVQGLQASNQAAPGAATGSRAASPVSPRGPRGGQTPVGGPVREGDPKAGGPGFLRLYGLPSTATKVDVSGFLEGLHVTEAIVNARLGDRRGCLVKVAGEAEVEEGLRFSGRSMGTVPVEVRRATAEQWVYAVKECERVLQNTPSVVPHDAASRSSGKRSSKERSLSPKRRRVPSGGTEHCVMVQNLKANVTKTDLKTIFSCPHLPNNRVLHLLKNGMRTTTAFLNFDCAEDYVAAMNLSGTRVGNQVLDVSSITKEKMLKMTVHRGSDSALTCVYVRNLPADVTQAQVRDFFCQFPVEEGHVSLLRDKEGRGLGEAVVSFGSVVAAQRARKLHNQTFMGNKMLLTCISTRQLSIMLHQSG; encoded by the coding sequence ATGACCATCGTGCTGCGTCTGCAGGGACTGAACGTGGACGCCGGTGTCGAGGACATCCGCCGATTCTTCGATGGCCTAACTATTCCGAAGGGGGCTCTCCACATCACTGGAGGGGACCTTGGCGAAGCCTTCATCCTGTTCAGCTCCGAGAAGGACGGGCAGCTGGCCATGAGGCGCTCCGGAGGGGTTCTGCGAGGCTCTAAAGTAACTCTTCATATCAGCAGCGTGGCAGAACTGAAGCGCCAGCTGGCCGCCCACTTACAGCCCCAGAGGGCGGCCGAGCCCGCGGAGCAAACCCTGGCCGCCCTCCAGAAGTGCCCGGAGGGCGTCATGGTGTTGGGCGTGCTGGCGGCCGTCGTTCAGGGACTGCAGGCCAGTAACCAGGCGGCACCGGGCGCCGCGACCGGGAGCCGGGCCGCGTCTCCCGTTAGCCCGCGGGGGCCCCGCGGCGGTCAGACGCCGGTCGGGGGCCCCGTCCGCGAGGGCGATCCGAAGGCGGGCGGCCCAGGGTTCCTGCGTCTGTATGGCCTGCCGTCCACCGCCACTAAGGTGGACGTAAGCGGCTTCCTGGAGGGTCTACATGTGACGGAAGCCATCGTGAACGCGCGGCTGGGGGACCGCCGCGGCTGCCTGGTCAAGGTTGCCGGCGAAGCGGAGGTAGAAGAAGGCCTCCGCTTCAGCGGGCGGAGCATGGGCACGGTTCCCGTGGAGGTCCGGAGGGCCACGGCGGAGCAGTGGGTCTACGCCGTGAAAGAGTGCGAGCGAGTCTTGCAGAACACGCCCTCAGTTGTTCCTCACGACGCTGCCAGCCGGTCGTCCGGGAAGCGCTCCTCTAAAGAACGCTCGTTGTCTCCCAAGCGCCGGAGGGTTCCGTCAGGGGGCACGGAGCACTGCGTGATGGTGCAGAACCTGAAAGCCAACGTCACCAAGACGGACCTCAAGACTATCTTCAGTTGCCCGCACTTGCCCAACAACCGGGTCCTTCACCTCCTGAAGAACGGAATGCGCACCACCACCGCCTTCCTCAACTTCGACTGCGCAGAGGACTACGTCGCCGCCATGAACCTCAGCGGCACCCGTGTGGGCAACCAGGTCCTGGACGTCTCCTCCATCACCAAGGAGAAGATGCTGAAGATGACCGTGCACCGAGGGTCGGACTCTGCCCTGACCTGCGTCTACGTGAGGAACCTCCCCGCGGACGTCACCCAGGCACAGGTGAGGGACTTCTTCTGCCAGTTTCCTGTGGAAGAGGGCCACGTCTCGCTGCTGAGGGACAAGGAAGGGCGGGGCCTGGGCGAGGCGGTCGTGTCCTTTGGTTCTGTGGTGGCAGCCCAGCGAGCCAGAAAGCTCCACAATCAGACGTTCATGGGAAACAAAATGCTGCTCACCTGCATCTCCACCCGGCAATTAAGTATCATGCTCCACCAGTCGGGCTGA
- the tmem67 gene encoding meckelin isoform X3: MSALQCGRTCAVCAGCFGKQVKGRRCVRCQDSFINSSLSCVCGGSSIQAGGLCFPPNSLPTSVSASVTFAQLSLPVQSVWFSNFLYSSAAACLVFSNRSACQALGNMCVMNMHSSSAVTNDACGFYNILYRITATLGFTQGISYWRANLPWLYYGEQPGLASQVLRTEPLPVGYSFKGAQKNTRIELQAAVYNAAGGFLRWENVTGGTLQLCQDTGGRKQAAFTFGTSYKQSCVLSVSDLLTLFPEPRFYDVFLALGTSSADRRLLALPVLNLNMQFNGQFINQGSSVNNWYLTRRLLLVDTLSGRDKSLNIPPKVIRVATAIKIGFQLMPNTQRGEVYPPLITMSYSDVPITNPLTQTVPVSFSVEYEMDQSEARVKTDIALGVLGGVAVLYSLLKTASWKRRISSPIIDLETVLKFLLFYAGDLANVFFAITVGTGVYWLIFYKTLQAQQFVSVLLPLPQQEERFVTYVGCAFALKAVQFLHKLLQQVCVDIFFIDWERPRDKALRADVGGEAKSGAPPVSIWRTYFVANEWNEIQTLRKINPTFQIVAVLFLLEVVGFSNLGLRDPWSTLQRPPEAYTPPHSLVLRYGLASILWLCIGLLQVVFFTVFYERFVEDKIRQFVDLCSISNISVLLLSHRCFGYYIHGRSVHGHADTNMEEMNSNLKREADNLCGQRGLLPNSDTQTFQISITNRLRVQYDRILEPLTRRHGPSRLVDASANPFEQSTKAYHTMNRFLGSVIDHAHREMDYLVRDKLLFERLVGMEFVEPLDKSIFYNDESHSFSDVLFYGNEATLLIFDTLFFCVVDLGSQSFVLAAVLTYLQQLVFRLIRDAVGQRNLAAKTLVDKRFLI; encoded by the exons ATGTCAGCCTTGCAATGCGGACGAACCTGCGCTGTCTGCGCCGGATGTTTCGGGAAGCAGGTGAAAGGTCGCAG gtGTGTGAGATGCCAGGACTCCTTCATCAACTCGTCTCtctcatgtgtgtgtggaggctcCAGCATCCAG GCTGGAGGACTGTGTTTCCCGCCTAACAGTCTTCCAACGTCGGTGTCTGCCAGTGTCACCTTTGCTCAGctg AGCCTCCCTGTTCAGTCAGTGTGGTTCTCCAATTTTCTCTACTCGTCGGCTGCTGCTTGCctg gTGTTCTCCAACAGAAGCGCATGTCAGGCCCTGGGGAACATGTGTGTGATGAACATGCACTCCTCCAGCGCCGTGACCAACGATGCCTGCGGCTTCTACAACATTCTCTACAGGATCACTGCCACTCTGGGCTTCACACAGGGCATCTCATACTG gagaGCTAACCTGCCGTGGCTGTATTATGGGGAACAGCCCGGCCTGGCGTCGCAGGTTCTGCGCACCGAACCGCTGCCTGTTGGCTACAGCTTCAAGGGAGCGCAGAAG AACACACGGATTGAGCTGCAGGCTGCGGTTTACAATGCGGCGGGGGGGTTCTTACGGTGGGAGAACGTCACCGGAGGAACACTGCAG CTCTGTCAGGACACAGGGGGCAGGAAGCAGGCTGCCTTCACGTTCGGGACGTCCTACAAGCAGAGT tgtgtcctctctgtctctgattTGTTGACTCTGTTCCCGGAGCCTCGGTTCTATGACGTGTTCCTGGCGCTGGGAACCTCGTCGGCCGACAGGCGTCTGCTGGCACTGCCTGTTCTGAACCTCAACATGCAGTTCAATGGACAGTTCATTAACcaag GATCAAGTGTGAATAATTGGTATTTGACACGGAGGCTGTTGCTTGTGGACACTCTGAGTGGGCGGGATAAGAGTCTCAATATCCCGCCCAAAGTCATACGTGTTGCCACGGCGATTAAGATTGG ATTCCAGCTGATGCCTAACACTCAGCGGGGGGAGGTTTACCCGCCTCTCATCACCATGTCCTACTCTGACGTCCCCATCACCAATCCGCTCACACAGACCGTCCCT GTGTCATTCTCCGTGGAATATGAGATGGATCAGAGCGAGGCCAGAGTCAAGACTGAt attgcACTGGGTGTGTTGGGTGGGGTGGCTGTTCTGTACTCCTTACTGAAGACAGCGAGCTGGAAACGAAGAATCTCCTCACCGATTATTGACCTGgag ACCGTCCTCAAATTCCTGCTCTTCTACGCTGGGGACCTGGCCAACGTTTTCTTCGCCATCACAGTGGGAACAGGCGTTTACTGGCTCATTTTctacaag ACACTGCAA gcccAGCAGTTTGTCTCAGTGTTGCTGCCGTTACCACAACAGGAAGAGCGTTTTGTGACGTACGTGGGCTGTGCTTTTGCTCTGAAG GCGGTGCAGTTCCTCCATAAGCTGCttcagcaggtgtgtgtggacATTTTCTTCATCGACTGGGAGAGACCGCGGGACAAGGCGCTCCGAGCGGACG ttgGGGGTGAAGCGAAGTCTGGAGCTCCACCGGTCAGCATCTGGAGGACGTATTTTGTGGCAAATGAGTGGAATGAAATCCAGACACTCCGTAAAATAAACCCCACCTTTCAGATTGTTGCTGTGCTATTTCTGCTGGag gtTGTGGGCTTTTCTAATTTGGGTCTCAGGGATCCGTGGTCGACCCTCCAGCGCCCCCCAGAGGCTTACACCCCTCCCCACAGCCTAGTGTTGCGCTATGGCCTCGCTTCCATACTCTGGCTTTGCATTGGTCTTCTGCAG GTTGTGTTCTTCACAGTGTTTTACGAGCGTTTCGTTGAGGATAAGATTCGCCAGTTTGTGGACCTCTGCTCCATCAGTAAT atctctgtgctgctgctgtctcACCGCTGCTTTGGCTACTACATCCACGGGCGCTCGGTCCACGGCCACGCCGACACCAACATGGAGGAGATGAACTCCAATTTGAAAAGAGAGGCG GATAATCTGTGTGGTCAGCGGGGTCTCCTGCCAAACTCAGACACTCAGACTTTCCAGATCTCTATAACCAACCGCCTGAGAGTTCAGTATGACCGGATACTGGAGCCCCTGACCagg AGACACGGGCCATCACGATTGGTGGATGCCTCAGCCAATCCGTTTGAGCAGAGCACCAAGGCGTACCACACCATGAACCGCTTCCTGGGTTCGGTCATCGAtcac GCCCACCGTGAAATGGACTACCTGGTGCGAGATAAGCTCCTTTTTGAGAGACTTGTCGGTATGGAGTTTGTGGAGCCGCTGGACAAAAGCATCTTCTACAACG acgaGTCCCACTCCTTCAGTGATGTGCTTTTCTATGGAAATGAGGCGACGCTTCTGATCTTTGACACCCTGTTCTTCTGCGTGGTGGACCTGGGCAGCCAGAGCTTCGTACTTGCTGCGGTTCTCACCTACCTGCAGCAGCTG GTTTTCCGTCTGATTCGTGACGCCGTTGGCCAGAGGAATCTGGCTGCCAAGACCCTGGTGGACAAACGGTTCCTCATATGA
- the tmem67 gene encoding meckelin isoform X1, which produces MATGTQRPSVPAAALLILPLLRAALGQQFVVTAQTPSDCGGGSYFDASSLSCVTCGANQVPSKSGLACECQTGHRLLFNSGGGVTCQPCPASSPAVTRDGYGCIRCPGPAGEDGRCQCPAGHVLVERDDSGNVLEDAACQPCNADEPALSAPDVSGSRCVRCQDSFINSSLSCVCGGSSIQAGGLCFPPNSLPTSVSASVTFAQLSLPVQSVWFSNFLYSSAAACLVFSNRSACQALGNMCVMNMHSSSAVTNDACGFYNILYRITATLGFTQGISYWRANLPWLYYGEQPGLASQVLRTEPLPVGYSFKGAQKNTRIELQAAVYNAAGGFLRWENVTGGTLQLCQDTGGRKQAAFTFGTSYKQSCVLSVSDLLTLFPEPRFYDVFLALGTSSADRRLLALPVLNLNMQFNGQFINQGSSVNNWYLTRRLLLVDTLSGRDKSLNIPPKVIRVATAIKIGFQLMPNTQRGEVYPPLITMSYSDVPITNPLTQTVPVSFSVEYEMDQSEARVKTDIALGVLGGVAVLYSLLKTASWKRRISSPIIDLETVLKFLLFYAGDLANVFFAITVGTGVYWLIFYKTLQAQQFVSVLLPLPQQEERFVTYVGCAFALKAVQFLHKLLQQVCVDIFFIDWERPRDKALRADVGGEAKSGAPPVSIWRTYFVANEWNEIQTLRKINPTFQIVAVLFLLEVVGFSNLGLRDPWSTLQRPPEAYTPPHSLVLRYGLASILWLCIGLLQVVFFTVFYERFVEDKIRQFVDLCSISNISVLLLSHRCFGYYIHGRSVHGHADTNMEEMNSNLKREADNLCGQRGLLPNSDTQTFQISITNRLRVQYDRILEPLTRRHGPSRLVDASANPFEQSTKAYHTMNRFLGSVIDHAHREMDYLVRDKLLFERLVGMEFVEPLDKSIFYNDESHSFSDVLFYGNEATLLIFDTLFFCVVDLGSQSFVLAAVLTYLQQLVFRLIRDAVGQRNLAAKTLVDKRFLI; this is translated from the exons ATGGCGACGGGGACGCAGCGGCCGAGCGTTCCCGCCGCCGCGCTGCTGATTTTGCCGCTGCTCCGCGCCGCCCTCGGCCAGCAGTTCGTCGTCACCGCGCAGACGCCGTCGGACTGCGGCGGCGGGAGTTACTTCGACGCCTCCAGCCTGTCGTGCGTGACGTGCGGCGCGAACCAGGTCCCCAGCAAATCAG GACTGGCCTGTGAGTGTCAGACTGGCCACCGGCTTCTCTTCAACAGTGGGGGTGGAGTCACCTGCCAGCCCTGTCCTGCATCCTCACCG GCGGTGACTCGGGACGGGTATGGCTGCATCCGATGCCCTGGGCCCGCAGGGGAGGACGGCCGCTGCCAGTGCCCCGCCGGCCACGTCTTGG TTGAGAGAGACGACAGCGGGAATGTTCTAGAAGACGCAGCATGTCAGCCTTGCAATGCGGACGAACCTGCGCTGTCTGCGCCGGATGTTTCGGGAAGCAG gtGTGTGAGATGCCAGGACTCCTTCATCAACTCGTCTCtctcatgtgtgtgtggaggctcCAGCATCCAG GCTGGAGGACTGTGTTTCCCGCCTAACAGTCTTCCAACGTCGGTGTCTGCCAGTGTCACCTTTGCTCAGctg AGCCTCCCTGTTCAGTCAGTGTGGTTCTCCAATTTTCTCTACTCGTCGGCTGCTGCTTGCctg gTGTTCTCCAACAGAAGCGCATGTCAGGCCCTGGGGAACATGTGTGTGATGAACATGCACTCCTCCAGCGCCGTGACCAACGATGCCTGCGGCTTCTACAACATTCTCTACAGGATCACTGCCACTCTGGGCTTCACACAGGGCATCTCATACTG gagaGCTAACCTGCCGTGGCTGTATTATGGGGAACAGCCCGGCCTGGCGTCGCAGGTTCTGCGCACCGAACCGCTGCCTGTTGGCTACAGCTTCAAGGGAGCGCAGAAG AACACACGGATTGAGCTGCAGGCTGCGGTTTACAATGCGGCGGGGGGGTTCTTACGGTGGGAGAACGTCACCGGAGGAACACTGCAG CTCTGTCAGGACACAGGGGGCAGGAAGCAGGCTGCCTTCACGTTCGGGACGTCCTACAAGCAGAGT tgtgtcctctctgtctctgattTGTTGACTCTGTTCCCGGAGCCTCGGTTCTATGACGTGTTCCTGGCGCTGGGAACCTCGTCGGCCGACAGGCGTCTGCTGGCACTGCCTGTTCTGAACCTCAACATGCAGTTCAATGGACAGTTCATTAACcaag GATCAAGTGTGAATAATTGGTATTTGACACGGAGGCTGTTGCTTGTGGACACTCTGAGTGGGCGGGATAAGAGTCTCAATATCCCGCCCAAAGTCATACGTGTTGCCACGGCGATTAAGATTGG ATTCCAGCTGATGCCTAACACTCAGCGGGGGGAGGTTTACCCGCCTCTCATCACCATGTCCTACTCTGACGTCCCCATCACCAATCCGCTCACACAGACCGTCCCT GTGTCATTCTCCGTGGAATATGAGATGGATCAGAGCGAGGCCAGAGTCAAGACTGAt attgcACTGGGTGTGTTGGGTGGGGTGGCTGTTCTGTACTCCTTACTGAAGACAGCGAGCTGGAAACGAAGAATCTCCTCACCGATTATTGACCTGgag ACCGTCCTCAAATTCCTGCTCTTCTACGCTGGGGACCTGGCCAACGTTTTCTTCGCCATCACAGTGGGAACAGGCGTTTACTGGCTCATTTTctacaag ACACTGCAA gcccAGCAGTTTGTCTCAGTGTTGCTGCCGTTACCACAACAGGAAGAGCGTTTTGTGACGTACGTGGGCTGTGCTTTTGCTCTGAAG GCGGTGCAGTTCCTCCATAAGCTGCttcagcaggtgtgtgtggacATTTTCTTCATCGACTGGGAGAGACCGCGGGACAAGGCGCTCCGAGCGGACG ttgGGGGTGAAGCGAAGTCTGGAGCTCCACCGGTCAGCATCTGGAGGACGTATTTTGTGGCAAATGAGTGGAATGAAATCCAGACACTCCGTAAAATAAACCCCACCTTTCAGATTGTTGCTGTGCTATTTCTGCTGGag gtTGTGGGCTTTTCTAATTTGGGTCTCAGGGATCCGTGGTCGACCCTCCAGCGCCCCCCAGAGGCTTACACCCCTCCCCACAGCCTAGTGTTGCGCTATGGCCTCGCTTCCATACTCTGGCTTTGCATTGGTCTTCTGCAG GTTGTGTTCTTCACAGTGTTTTACGAGCGTTTCGTTGAGGATAAGATTCGCCAGTTTGTGGACCTCTGCTCCATCAGTAAT atctctgtgctgctgctgtctcACCGCTGCTTTGGCTACTACATCCACGGGCGCTCGGTCCACGGCCACGCCGACACCAACATGGAGGAGATGAACTCCAATTTGAAAAGAGAGGCG GATAATCTGTGTGGTCAGCGGGGTCTCCTGCCAAACTCAGACACTCAGACTTTCCAGATCTCTATAACCAACCGCCTGAGAGTTCAGTATGACCGGATACTGGAGCCCCTGACCagg AGACACGGGCCATCACGATTGGTGGATGCCTCAGCCAATCCGTTTGAGCAGAGCACCAAGGCGTACCACACCATGAACCGCTTCCTGGGTTCGGTCATCGAtcac GCCCACCGTGAAATGGACTACCTGGTGCGAGATAAGCTCCTTTTTGAGAGACTTGTCGGTATGGAGTTTGTGGAGCCGCTGGACAAAAGCATCTTCTACAACG acgaGTCCCACTCCTTCAGTGATGTGCTTTTCTATGGAAATGAGGCGACGCTTCTGATCTTTGACACCCTGTTCTTCTGCGTGGTGGACCTGGGCAGCCAGAGCTTCGTACTTGCTGCGGTTCTCACCTACCTGCAGCAGCTG GTTTTCCGTCTGATTCGTGACGCCGTTGGCCAGAGGAATCTGGCTGCCAAGACCCTGGTGGACAAACGGTTCCTCATATGA
- the tmem67 gene encoding meckelin isoform X2 — MATGTQRPSVPAAALLILPLLRAALGQQFVVTAQTPSDCGGGSYFDASSLSCVTCGANQVPSKSGLACECQTGHRLLFNSGGGVTCQPCPASSPAVTRDGYGCIRCPGPAGEDGRCQCPAGHVLVERDDSGNVLEDAACQPCNADEPALSAPDVSGSRCVRCQDSFINSSLSCVCGGSSIQAGGLCFPPNSLPTSVSASVTFAQLSLPVQSVWFSNFLYSSAAACLVFSNRSACQALGNMCVMNMHSSSAVTNDACGFYNILYRITATLGFTQGISYWRANLPWLYYGEQPGLASQVLRTEPLPVGYSFKGAQKNTRIELQAAVYNAAGGFLRWENVTGGTLQLCQDTGGRKQAAFTFGTSYKQSCVLSVSDLLTLFPEPRFYDVFLALGTSSADRRLLALPVLNLNMQFNGQFINQGSSVNNWYLTRRLLLVDTLSGRDKSLNIPPKVIRVATAIKIGFQLMPNTQRGEVYPPLITMSYSDVPITNPLTQTVPVSFSVEYEMDQSEARVKTDIALGVLGGVAVLYSLLKTASWKRRISSPIIDLETVLKFLLFYAGDLANVFFAITVGTGVYWLIFYKAQQFVSVLLPLPQQEERFVTYVGCAFALKAVQFLHKLLQQVCVDIFFIDWERPRDKALRADVGGEAKSGAPPVSIWRTYFVANEWNEIQTLRKINPTFQIVAVLFLLEVVGFSNLGLRDPWSTLQRPPEAYTPPHSLVLRYGLASILWLCIGLLQVVFFTVFYERFVEDKIRQFVDLCSISNISVLLLSHRCFGYYIHGRSVHGHADTNMEEMNSNLKREADNLCGQRGLLPNSDTQTFQISITNRLRVQYDRILEPLTRRHGPSRLVDASANPFEQSTKAYHTMNRFLGSVIDHAHREMDYLVRDKLLFERLVGMEFVEPLDKSIFYNDESHSFSDVLFYGNEATLLIFDTLFFCVVDLGSQSFVLAAVLTYLQQLVFRLIRDAVGQRNLAAKTLVDKRFLI; from the exons ATGGCGACGGGGACGCAGCGGCCGAGCGTTCCCGCCGCCGCGCTGCTGATTTTGCCGCTGCTCCGCGCCGCCCTCGGCCAGCAGTTCGTCGTCACCGCGCAGACGCCGTCGGACTGCGGCGGCGGGAGTTACTTCGACGCCTCCAGCCTGTCGTGCGTGACGTGCGGCGCGAACCAGGTCCCCAGCAAATCAG GACTGGCCTGTGAGTGTCAGACTGGCCACCGGCTTCTCTTCAACAGTGGGGGTGGAGTCACCTGCCAGCCCTGTCCTGCATCCTCACCG GCGGTGACTCGGGACGGGTATGGCTGCATCCGATGCCCTGGGCCCGCAGGGGAGGACGGCCGCTGCCAGTGCCCCGCCGGCCACGTCTTGG TTGAGAGAGACGACAGCGGGAATGTTCTAGAAGACGCAGCATGTCAGCCTTGCAATGCGGACGAACCTGCGCTGTCTGCGCCGGATGTTTCGGGAAGCAG gtGTGTGAGATGCCAGGACTCCTTCATCAACTCGTCTCtctcatgtgtgtgtggaggctcCAGCATCCAG GCTGGAGGACTGTGTTTCCCGCCTAACAGTCTTCCAACGTCGGTGTCTGCCAGTGTCACCTTTGCTCAGctg AGCCTCCCTGTTCAGTCAGTGTGGTTCTCCAATTTTCTCTACTCGTCGGCTGCTGCTTGCctg gTGTTCTCCAACAGAAGCGCATGTCAGGCCCTGGGGAACATGTGTGTGATGAACATGCACTCCTCCAGCGCCGTGACCAACGATGCCTGCGGCTTCTACAACATTCTCTACAGGATCACTGCCACTCTGGGCTTCACACAGGGCATCTCATACTG gagaGCTAACCTGCCGTGGCTGTATTATGGGGAACAGCCCGGCCTGGCGTCGCAGGTTCTGCGCACCGAACCGCTGCCTGTTGGCTACAGCTTCAAGGGAGCGCAGAAG AACACACGGATTGAGCTGCAGGCTGCGGTTTACAATGCGGCGGGGGGGTTCTTACGGTGGGAGAACGTCACCGGAGGAACACTGCAG CTCTGTCAGGACACAGGGGGCAGGAAGCAGGCTGCCTTCACGTTCGGGACGTCCTACAAGCAGAGT tgtgtcctctctgtctctgattTGTTGACTCTGTTCCCGGAGCCTCGGTTCTATGACGTGTTCCTGGCGCTGGGAACCTCGTCGGCCGACAGGCGTCTGCTGGCACTGCCTGTTCTGAACCTCAACATGCAGTTCAATGGACAGTTCATTAACcaag GATCAAGTGTGAATAATTGGTATTTGACACGGAGGCTGTTGCTTGTGGACACTCTGAGTGGGCGGGATAAGAGTCTCAATATCCCGCCCAAAGTCATACGTGTTGCCACGGCGATTAAGATTGG ATTCCAGCTGATGCCTAACACTCAGCGGGGGGAGGTTTACCCGCCTCTCATCACCATGTCCTACTCTGACGTCCCCATCACCAATCCGCTCACACAGACCGTCCCT GTGTCATTCTCCGTGGAATATGAGATGGATCAGAGCGAGGCCAGAGTCAAGACTGAt attgcACTGGGTGTGTTGGGTGGGGTGGCTGTTCTGTACTCCTTACTGAAGACAGCGAGCTGGAAACGAAGAATCTCCTCACCGATTATTGACCTGgag ACCGTCCTCAAATTCCTGCTCTTCTACGCTGGGGACCTGGCCAACGTTTTCTTCGCCATCACAGTGGGAACAGGCGTTTACTGGCTCATTTTctacaag gcccAGCAGTTTGTCTCAGTGTTGCTGCCGTTACCACAACAGGAAGAGCGTTTTGTGACGTACGTGGGCTGTGCTTTTGCTCTGAAG GCGGTGCAGTTCCTCCATAAGCTGCttcagcaggtgtgtgtggacATTTTCTTCATCGACTGGGAGAGACCGCGGGACAAGGCGCTCCGAGCGGACG ttgGGGGTGAAGCGAAGTCTGGAGCTCCACCGGTCAGCATCTGGAGGACGTATTTTGTGGCAAATGAGTGGAATGAAATCCAGACACTCCGTAAAATAAACCCCACCTTTCAGATTGTTGCTGTGCTATTTCTGCTGGag gtTGTGGGCTTTTCTAATTTGGGTCTCAGGGATCCGTGGTCGACCCTCCAGCGCCCCCCAGAGGCTTACACCCCTCCCCACAGCCTAGTGTTGCGCTATGGCCTCGCTTCCATACTCTGGCTTTGCATTGGTCTTCTGCAG GTTGTGTTCTTCACAGTGTTTTACGAGCGTTTCGTTGAGGATAAGATTCGCCAGTTTGTGGACCTCTGCTCCATCAGTAAT atctctgtgctgctgctgtctcACCGCTGCTTTGGCTACTACATCCACGGGCGCTCGGTCCACGGCCACGCCGACACCAACATGGAGGAGATGAACTCCAATTTGAAAAGAGAGGCG GATAATCTGTGTGGTCAGCGGGGTCTCCTGCCAAACTCAGACACTCAGACTTTCCAGATCTCTATAACCAACCGCCTGAGAGTTCAGTATGACCGGATACTGGAGCCCCTGACCagg AGACACGGGCCATCACGATTGGTGGATGCCTCAGCCAATCCGTTTGAGCAGAGCACCAAGGCGTACCACACCATGAACCGCTTCCTGGGTTCGGTCATCGAtcac GCCCACCGTGAAATGGACTACCTGGTGCGAGATAAGCTCCTTTTTGAGAGACTTGTCGGTATGGAGTTTGTGGAGCCGCTGGACAAAAGCATCTTCTACAACG acgaGTCCCACTCCTTCAGTGATGTGCTTTTCTATGGAAATGAGGCGACGCTTCTGATCTTTGACACCCTGTTCTTCTGCGTGGTGGACCTGGGCAGCCAGAGCTTCGTACTTGCTGCGGTTCTCACCTACCTGCAGCAGCTG GTTTTCCGTCTGATTCGTGACGCCGTTGGCCAGAGGAATCTGGCTGCCAAGACCCTGGTGGACAAACGGTTCCTCATATGA